A genomic window from Myxococcales bacterium includes:
- a CDS encoding alpha-galactosidase, which translates to MRYTLGIAAAAAVALAATACTSEPAPPPASEPPCSVRLGAEPGADLQLVGAGACATTVRLTLRVATGSPDAPSWTSAEGAASPVRVRGAWTLSGNAAVRTVVVENTSKASIGVVGLEWSTGEGAGLGLGVDRLLHSGYQSWSYTGVEAIPAALAPALGTAPHGGDNEAVLGELAGVSWWWGAATNPRGVGVTVGADGGTVLKTYVAVDGEGAPRLRVVQGATGDVLTLAPGETRALDGLYVALGDARTNLDDYTRHVARLHPPATPRQPALGGWGSWNMHYAGITAATLREEATFAGSTLAPLGLRDFLLDDGYEARWGGWSASPAFGADLATLNAEQAAKGLRPALWLAPFYVAVEAPEVTAHPAWFVHHADGKLRTFNNVGPSYATLDVTHPEARAFVVDQVKQLRAWGYRTLKLDFLFGGATEGVRQKPVTSLEAYALSMKALREAAPDLHLTGCGAPILPSVGWVDSMRIGPDIAFVTSPEPTYPFLSAQARHVALRAHTDAFWALDPDVVLLRGGRITDAEAFTVVVFSALSGGNYLLGDGRQASAARRAMALAPEVLALSRDGVAARPRDLMTPPDPKLFPSPLFMGNTDTEVPHVWRKSTPDGIHGALGVFAWASESYAADLELPGTAEELVLSPTGTLTRAAAPKRASVPPHGARLFVW; encoded by the coding sequence GTGCGGTACACCCTCGGCATCGCGGCGGCCGCCGCCGTGGCGCTCGCCGCGACGGCGTGCACGAGCGAGCCCGCGCCGCCGCCGGCGAGCGAGCCCCCGTGCTCCGTGCGCCTCGGCGCGGAGCCCGGCGCCGACCTCCAGCTCGTGGGCGCGGGTGCGTGCGCGACGACTGTGCGGCTCACCCTCCGCGTGGCCACGGGCTCCCCGGACGCCCCGTCGTGGACGAGCGCGGAGGGTGCGGCGAGCCCGGTGCGCGTGCGCGGCGCGTGGACGCTCTCGGGGAACGCGGCCGTGCGCACCGTCGTGGTCGAGAATACGTCCAAGGCGTCGATCGGGGTGGTGGGGCTCGAGTGGTCGACGGGCGAAGGCGCAGGCCTCGGGCTCGGGGTCGATCGCCTGCTGCACAGCGGCTACCAGAGCTGGTCCTACACGGGCGTGGAGGCCATCCCGGCGGCGCTCGCGCCGGCGCTCGGAACCGCGCCGCACGGGGGTGACAACGAGGCCGTGCTCGGTGAGCTCGCCGGCGTGTCGTGGTGGTGGGGCGCCGCCACGAACCCCCGAGGGGTGGGGGTGACCGTGGGCGCGGACGGCGGCACGGTGCTGAAGACCTACGTCGCGGTCGACGGCGAGGGCGCGCCTCGACTCCGCGTCGTGCAGGGGGCGACCGGCGACGTCCTGACCCTCGCGCCCGGCGAGACGCGCGCGCTCGACGGCCTCTACGTCGCGCTCGGCGATGCCCGCACGAACCTCGACGACTACACGCGGCACGTCGCCCGCCTCCATCCGCCCGCGACCCCGCGGCAGCCCGCCCTCGGCGGCTGGGGCTCGTGGAACATGCATTATGCAGGCATCACTGCGGCGACCCTCCGCGAGGAGGCCACATTCGCCGGCAGCACGCTCGCCCCGCTCGGGCTCCGTGATTTCCTGCTGGATGACGGCTACGAAGCGCGCTGGGGTGGGTGGTCGGCCTCGCCCGCGTTCGGCGCGGACCTCGCCACGCTGAACGCCGAGCAAGCCGCGAAGGGCCTGCGCCCCGCGCTGTGGCTCGCGCCGTTCTATGTCGCCGTCGAGGCGCCCGAGGTCACCGCGCACCCCGCGTGGTTCGTGCACCACGCGGACGGGAAGCTGCGCACGTTCAACAACGTGGGTCCGAGCTACGCCACGCTCGACGTGACCCACCCTGAGGCGCGCGCCTTCGTGGTCGACCAGGTGAAACAGCTCCGCGCGTGGGGCTATCGCACGCTCAAGCTCGATTTCCTCTTCGGCGGCGCCACCGAGGGCGTGCGCCAGAAGCCTGTCACGTCGCTGGAGGCCTACGCACTGTCGATGAAGGCCCTGCGGGAGGCCGCGCCCGACCTCCACCTCACGGGCTGCGGGGCCCCCATCCTGCCCTCGGTGGGCTGGGTCGACAGCATGCGCATCGGCCCCGACATCGCCTTCGTCACGAGCCCCGAGCCGACCTATCCCTTCCTCAGCGCGCAGGCGCGCCACGTCGCGTTGCGTGCCCACACCGACGCGTTCTGGGCGCTCGACCCCGACGTGGTGCTCCTCCGGGGCGGGCGCATCACCGACGCCGAGGCCTTCACCGTGGTCGTGTTTTCGGCGCTGTCGGGGGGCAACTACTTGCTCGGCGACGGGCGCCAGGCGAGCGCAGCGAGGCGCGCCATGGCGCTCGCTCCCGAGGTGCTCGCCCTCTCCCGGGACGGCGTGGCGGCGCGCCCGCGCGACCTCATGACCCCTCCCGATCCGAAGCTCTTCCCGAGCCCGCTCTTCATGGGAAACACCGACACCGAGGTCCCCCACGTGTGGCGCAAGTCGACCCCTGACGGCATCCATGGGGCGCTCGGCGTCTTCGCCTGGGCCTCCGAGTCTTACGCGGCCGACCTCGAGCTGCCGGGCACCGCCGAAGAGCTCGTGCTCTCCCCGACGGGCACGCTCACGCGGGCGGCCGCGCCGAAGCGCGCGAGCGTTCCCCCGCACGGCGCGAGGCTCTTCGTATGGTGA